A window of Taeniopygia guttata chromosome 14, bTaeGut7.mat, whole genome shotgun sequence contains these coding sequences:
- the EEF2KMT gene encoding protein-lysine N-methyltransferase EEF2KMT — protein MAEPRPGLALRFQRRFLAARPLRSLPWQELEQSLRAAPDSALLADILRETILHPLCVKYPPSAKYRRCFLTELIKKLESTAAEPLDELYQALADVLKEEEESTHCYKNYLLPSGDCVSLCESTALISGGTTGLLTWEAALHLAQWALQNPGLFRDRTILELGSGIGFTGIAICKTCQPRTFIFSDCHPRVLRQLGENIQLNGFTPEPDVTWSIQTASRGQEVEGQSCQNPKVVVAELDWGSVTEKQLLGLRADVVIAADVVYDPEIILALIGMLQKLSTSRADRKAPEVFIASTIRNPDTHQLFQAELDKAGIRWQVIPTHGSCNFLYDVQPDVTILQLFI, from the exons ATGGCCGAGCCGCGGCCGGGGCTGGCGCTGCGCTTCCAGCGCCGGTTCCTGGCGGCGCGGCCGCTCCGCTCGCTGCCCTGGCAG GAGCTCGAACAAAGCCTGCGGGCTGCGCCGGACTCCGCGCTGCTGGCGGATATTCTGCGCGAG ACAATTCTTCACCCGCTGTGTGTGAAATATCCCCCTTCGGCCAAGTACAGGAGGTGCTTCCTGACTGAGCTCATCAAAAAG CTTGAATCCACAGCAGCTGAACCCCTGGATGAACTCTATCAGGCACTGGCAGATGTTCTAAAAGAAGAAGAGGAATCTACTCACTGCTACAAAAACTACTTACTG CCCTCGGGGGACTGTGTGAGCCTCTGCGAGAGCACAGCGCTGATCTCCGGGGGCACCACGGGGCTCCTGACGTGGGAGGCTGCCCTGCACCTGGCCCAGTGGGCACTGCAGAACCCCGGCCTCTTCAGGGACAG GACAATCCTGGAATTGGGGAGTGGGATTGGCTTCACTGGAATTGCCATCTGCAAGACCTGCCAACCCAGGACATTCATATTCAGTGACTGCCACCCCCGTGTTCTCAGGCAGCTGGGGGAAAACATCCAGCTGAACGGCTTCACCCCAGAGCCTGACGTGACCTGGAGCATCCAAACAGCGTCCCGAGGACAGGAGGTGGAAGGACAGAGCTGCCAAAACCCAAAAGTGGTTGTTGCTGAGCTTGACTGGGGCTCAGTGACAGAAAAACAACTGCTGGGTCTCAGAGCTGACGTTGTCATTGCAGCAG aTGTGGTGTATGATCCTGAGATAATTTTAGCCCTCATTGGGATGCTACAGAAACTCTCCACCTCCAGAGCAGACAGGAAGGCTCCTGAGGTGTTCATTGCCTCCACAATTCGAAATCCAGACACGCATCAGCTATTCCAGGCTGAGCTGG ATAAAGCTGGGATCAGATGGCAGGTGATTCCAACCCATGGCAGCTGTAATTTTCTCTATGATGTACAGCCAGATGTAACTATTCTGCAGCTATTTATATAG
- the NDUFB6 gene encoding NADH dehydrogenase [ubiquinone] 1 beta subcomplex subunit 6 gives MSGPSEDERLRVQQLRALRRRWLRDQELSPREPVLPPRRLGPVAAFWERFVRPGDPWRLQVHKLYQTGSFVLLRVLLPAWAITYYLKYHVRKSPHGVVMTNPRIFPGDRILETGEIMPPLRDEHHQHH, from the exons ATGAGCGGCCCCTCAGAGGATGAAAGGCTGCGGGTGCAGCAGCTCCGCGCCCTGCGGCGCCGCTGGCTGCGGGACCAGGAGCTGAGCCCGCGGGAGCCGGTGCTGCCGCCGCGGCGGCTCGGGCCCGTGGCCGCCTTCTGGGAGCGCTTCGTGCGGCCCGGGGATCCCTGGCGGCTGCAG GTGCACAAGCTCTACCAGACCGGCAGCTTCGTCCTGCTGCGGGTGCTGCTCCCCGCCTGGGCCATCACCTACTACCTGAAGTACCACGTCCGG AAATCGCCGCACGGTGTGGTTATGACAAACCCACGGATATTCCCA GGGGACAGGATTTTAGAGACTGGAGAGATCATGCCACCCCTGAGAGACGAGCACCACCAGCACCACTGA
- the ALG1 gene encoding chitobiosyldiphosphodolichol beta-mannosyltransferase isoform X2 → MSLSHGRSHPLVLIAKWYEKLFGRLSDYNLCVTDAMRKDLWVNFKIKAVTLYDKPASYFKETPLDLQHNLFMKLAKDYEPFKARAASPSAARSAFTERDGSSGSVLKSRGRPALLISSTSWTEDEDFSVLLRALEDYERFIEEGVRLPALVCVITGKGPLKDYYNELIQKLHFKHIQICTPWLEAEDYPLLLGSADLGVCLHKSSSGLDLPMKVVDMFGCCLPVCAIHFECLHELVKHNENGLIFRDSQELAKQLKMLFLDFPSLEGKLHSFRENLRASRQLRWDQSWDQTVLPLLGDKE, encoded by the exons ATGAGCCTGAGTCACGGGAGGAGCCACCCACTGGTCCTGATTGCAAAATG GTATGAAAAGCTTTTTGGGCGCTTGTCTGACTATAATCTGTGTGTCACTGATGCCATGAGGAAAGATCTCTGGGTGAATTTCAAGATAAA GGCTGTGACGCTGTATGACAAACCAGCATCTTATTTTAAGGAAACGCCATTAGACCTCCAACACAACTTGTTCATGAAACTTGCCAAGGACTACGAGCCTTTCAAAGCACG AGCTGCCAGTCCCAGTGCTGCCAGATCAGCCTTCACCGAGAGGGACGGGAGCAGTGGGAGTGTGCTGAAGTCCAGGGGCCGGCCAGCCCTTCTcatcagcagcaccagctggacAG AGGATGAAGACTTCTCAGTCCTTTTAAGAGCTTTAGAAG ATTATGAGAGGTTTATCGAGGAGGGAGTGAGGCTTCCAGCTTTAGTGTGTGTGATAACAG GTAAAGGACCTCTAAAAGATTACTACAATGAACTGATCCAAAAACTGCACTTTAAGCATATCCAGATCTGTACACCATGGCTGGAAGCTGAGGATTACCCTCTTCTGCTTG GCTCAGCAGACCTGGGGGTGTGTCTCCATAAATCCTCCAGTGGTTTGGATTTGCCCATGAAGGTGGTGGATATGTTTGGCTGCTGTTTACCTGTGTGTGCAATACATTTTGAATG TTTACATGAACTGGTGAAACACAATGAGAACGGTCTGATATTCAGGGACTCACAGGAACTTGCAAAACAGCTGAAG aTGCTTTTCCTGGATTTCCCTAGCCTGGAAGGGAAACTTCACAGCTTCCGAGAGAACCTGCGAGCGTCCCGGCAGCTGCGCTGGGACCAGAGCTGGGACCAGACTGTCCTTCCCTTGCTGGGTGACAAGGAGTGa